The following are encoded in a window of bacterium genomic DNA:
- the zwf gene encoding glucose-6-phosphate dehydrogenase: protein MAAHVTEALRQVKSDARAGTCSVIIFGGSGDLARRKILPALFNSAKEGLLPEKFTVIGCGKPEMSSEAYREMVSAALREFAKSDAVYPKIVNEFVQNSFYVGGGFDENALYQTMDSLIKNNCATRACNDNRIYYLATPPTVFATICQKLAEHNMSQVRGGNYWRRIIIEKPFGRDLESARALNAEVAKAFEEWQVYRIDHYLGKETVQNVLAFRFANGIFEPLWNRNYIDHIQITAAEALGVEDRGGYYDNAGALRDMIQNHVLQVMALVAMEPPTTFDANAVRDERVKVMRAIRPVKPDQVNDYFVRGQYGAGQINGKPVPGYRTEPKVDPQSNTETYVAAKFYVDNWRWAGVPFYLRTGKRMPRRDSEIAIFFKRTPHMMFTQTAADDVAPNVLVIQIQPDESITMSFEAKVPGPEMQLQSVDMHFNYKEAFQVEIAEAYQRLILDCMRGDATLFMRKDMVEVAWWLVMPVLEHWKNNKAEFPNYAAGSWGPEAADKLLNKDGRKWRS, encoded by the coding sequence ATGGCAGCTCACGTCACAGAAGCTTTGCGGCAGGTCAAATCCGATGCGCGTGCCGGCACATGTTCGGTGATTATCTTCGGCGGTTCCGGTGATCTGGCGCGACGTAAAATTTTACCGGCGCTTTTTAATAGTGCCAAAGAAGGTTTGCTTCCTGAGAAATTCACAGTAATAGGATGCGGCAAACCGGAGATGAGCAGCGAAGCATATCGCGAAATGGTAAGCGCTGCATTGCGTGAATTTGCCAAATCCGATGCCGTATATCCGAAAATCGTGAATGAATTTGTTCAAAACTCCTTTTATGTCGGCGGAGGTTTTGATGAGAATGCATTGTATCAAACTATGGATTCGCTGATCAAAAACAACTGCGCGACGCGTGCCTGTAATGATAACCGTATCTATTATCTCGCGACGCCGCCTACGGTATTTGCTACGATATGTCAGAAGTTGGCTGAACACAATATGTCACAGGTGCGCGGAGGTAATTACTGGCGACGCATTATTATCGAAAAACCATTTGGCCGTGATCTCGAATCGGCGCGTGCACTCAATGCGGAAGTGGCTAAAGCTTTCGAAGAATGGCAGGTCTATCGTATAGATCACTACCTCGGAAAAGAGACCGTTCAAAACGTATTGGCGTTTCGTTTTGCGAACGGGATTTTTGAACCTTTGTGGAATCGCAATTATATAGACCATATACAAATAACAGCGGCGGAAGCTTTGGGAGTCGAAGATCGGGGCGGTTATTATGACAATGCCGGCGCTTTGAGAGATATGATACAAAATCATGTGCTTCAAGTCATGGCGCTCGTTGCGATGGAGCCACCTACTACATTTGATGCTAATGCTGTACGTGACGAGCGCGTCAAAGTCATGCGCGCCATTCGCCCCGTAAAACCTGATCAGGTGAATGATTATTTTGTGCGCGGGCAATACGGAGCCGGACAGATCAATGGCAAACCGGTTCCCGGCTATCGCACCGAGCCCAAAGTGGATCCTCAATCAAATACCGAAACCTATGTTGCAGCAAAATTTTATGTGGATAATTGGCGCTGGGCGGGCGTACCGTTTTATTTGCGGACTGGAAAAAGAATGCCTCGACGTGATTCGGAGATAGCGATCTTTTTTAAACGAACACCGCATATGATGTTTACTCAGACGGCGGCCGATGATGTGGCGCCCAATGTACTGGTGATACAAATCCAGCCGGATGAAAGTATTACGATGAGTTTTGAAGCCAAAGTACCGGGTCCGGAAATGCAGCTCCAGTCGGTAGATATGCATTTTAATTATAAAGAAGCGTTTCAGGTGGAAATTGCCGAAGCCTATCAAAGATTGATTCTCGACTGTATGCGCGGCGACGCAACGCTTTTTATGCGTAAAGATATGGTCGAGGTAGCGTGGTGGCTCGTAATGCCGGTTTTAGAACATTGGAAAAACAATAAAGCGGAGTTTCCAAATTATGCTGCGGGTTCTTGGGGACCGGAAGCGGCGGATAAGTTATTGAATAAAGACGGTCGTAAATGGAGATCTTAA
- a CDS encoding metallophosphoesterase, whose translation MRFIWFFLTWTAIVMSGYWYVGRRIVPAMAHFGLPVYIGWIVIAVLCLLPLGGFMMVLQRQHESISLDVLLWCGYSSLGLFSLLLVAFLLRDVGGWLHHGFTWLFTKPNETVTDETRRQFLIQSVNLGVAGFCTAVAGYGIFKAHNDPVVEAIEVPLQNLPKNFDGFRIVQFSDLHVGPTIKREFVQRVTDHVMAQKPDLVAFTGDLVDGTVAWLREEVEPLKQLQAPHGVFFVTGNHEYYSGAKAWCDEAKRLGFDVLLNEHRLIHRENQQICLAGITDYGATDFIPGHLSDPVKAIDGTSSDYSRILLAHQPKSAPAASAAGFDLQLSGHTHGGQFFPGNLLAAMAQPYLKGLHRHENMWVYVNRGTGYWGPPMRIGSPPEITVITLRCA comes from the coding sequence ATGCGATTTATCTGGTTTTTTCTGACGTGGACGGCCATCGTTATGTCAGGTTATTGGTATGTAGGTCGCCGCATCGTACCGGCTATGGCTCATTTTGGTTTACCGGTCTATATCGGATGGATAGTGATCGCTGTTTTATGTCTTTTGCCGCTTGGCGGATTTATGATGGTATTGCAGCGTCAGCACGAAAGCATAAGTTTGGATGTTCTGCTGTGGTGCGGATATTCGAGTCTTGGATTGTTCAGTCTCCTATTAGTTGCATTTTTACTTCGGGATGTAGGTGGATGGTTGCACCATGGTTTTACATGGCTGTTCACAAAACCCAATGAAACCGTTACAGACGAAACCCGAAGACAGTTTCTCATTCAAAGTGTAAATCTCGGTGTGGCCGGTTTTTGTACGGCGGTTGCGGGGTATGGTATTTTTAAGGCGCACAATGACCCGGTAGTTGAAGCGATTGAAGTACCGCTTCAAAATCTACCTAAAAATTTCGATGGATTTCGGATCGTACAGTTTTCCGACCTTCATGTGGGACCGACTATTAAGCGCGAATTTGTCCAGCGTGTTACCGATCATGTAATGGCGCAAAAACCTGACTTAGTGGCGTTCACCGGCGATTTGGTTGACGGTACGGTAGCTTGGCTTCGTGAGGAAGTGGAACCACTGAAGCAACTTCAAGCGCCGCATGGTGTTTTTTTTGTCACAGGTAATCATGAGTATTACTCCGGGGCAAAAGCTTGGTGTGATGAAGCTAAAAGATTAGGATTTGATGTATTGCTCAATGAACACCGTCTTATTCATCGCGAAAATCAGCAGATTTGTCTCGCCGGTATAACGGATTATGGGGCAACGGATTTTATTCCCGGGCACTTATCCGATCCTGTAAAAGCTATTGATGGCACATCATCAGATTATTCGCGAATATTGCTTGCGCATCAACCTAAAAGTGCGCCGGCAGCATCGGCAGCGGGTTTTGATTTGCAGCTGTCAGGACACACACACGGCGGACAATTTTTTCCGGGTAATCTATTGGCGGCGATGGCACAACCGTATTTGAAAGGACTGCATCGGCATGAAAATATGTGGGTGTATGTCAATCGCGGAACCGGTTATTGGGGCCCGCCAATGCGTATCGGTTCTCCACCCGAAATCACCGTGATCACACTCCGTTGTGCTTAA
- a CDS encoding ABC transporter substrate-binding protein yields the protein MNQRSLFQIVLAVALVFTTACKKNDAVSDATGDTPQYGGTVIYGKNGPPVTLDPAFVEETESSIIVGNLFEGLIIQRAGKIALDPGLAKSWKISLDGRTYTFNLKTGLTFHDGTPFNAQSVVFTFERQKSGGEGESSSGYALWKNFNMDNIFQSIEAINDSTVKIVLQKADATFLNILSLNFLAIVSPAAVQKYGAEFSKNPVGAGPFKFVSWDADGSVRTAAFDGYWHGRPYLDTVIFRPVPDPHERWLALKSGVINMMGLPTQKDLADIEKTPGVKVTKQPGMNVAYVGMNMRKKPFDNPKVREAIVLAINKERIVREVFAQLGSQAKNPVPPTLLGHNDQIQAAPYDPERAKQLLKEAGFPNGFKCKLWGLPLVRDYMPNPPLAAELIINDLKAVGITAEEEKISNWGEFLRRRGRGEHEMSVSGWVGDAPDPHFFFYPLLDKDITKQQSSTNVSFYASEEMHNLIKRGRQTFDPNARADIYKKACEVFNKDFPWVTIAHALTIVPMRDNVMGFELHASATRRFEKTWIKQ from the coding sequence ATGAATCAACGATCCTTATTTCAGATCGTTTTAGCGGTGGCACTTGTATTTACAACGGCCTGTAAAAAAAACGATGCTGTAAGTGATGCAACCGGAGACACACCGCAATATGGCGGTACAGTGATCTATGGTAAGAACGGCCCCCCGGTAACACTTGATCCGGCGTTTGTGGAGGAAACGGAATCTTCTATTATAGTAGGAAATCTTTTTGAAGGTTTGATCATTCAACGTGCCGGCAAAATTGCATTGGATCCGGGACTTGCCAAATCATGGAAGATTTCTTTGGATGGCCGTACTTATACATTCAACCTAAAAACAGGATTGACTTTTCATGACGGTACGCCGTTCAACGCGCAATCTGTTGTTTTTACATTTGAACGACAAAAATCGGGCGGCGAAGGGGAAAGCAGCAGCGGCTATGCGCTTTGGAAAAACTTTAATATGGACAATATTTTTCAATCCATCGAAGCCATAAACGATTCTACGGTAAAAATCGTTTTACAAAAAGCCGATGCAACATTTCTCAATATCTTGTCGCTCAATTTTTTAGCCATAGTAAGTCCTGCGGCCGTACAAAAATACGGCGCAGAATTTAGCAAAAATCCCGTCGGCGCCGGTCCTTTCAAATTTGTCAGCTGGGATGCGGACGGGTCAGTGCGTACAGCCGCTTTTGATGGGTATTGGCACGGGCGTCCCTATCTTGATACGGTGATCTTCAGACCTGTACCTGATCCGCATGAACGTTGGCTTGCATTGAAATCGGGGGTGATCAATATGATGGGTTTGCCGACTCAAAAGGATCTCGCGGATATCGAAAAAACTCCCGGAGTAAAAGTAACCAAACAGCCCGGTATGAATGTGGCTTATGTAGGTATGAATATGAGAAAAAAGCCATTTGATAATCCCAAAGTGCGAGAGGCAATCGTATTGGCGATCAACAAAGAACGGATTGTACGCGAAGTATTTGCACAACTCGGTAGCCAGGCCAAAAACCCGGTTCCTCCTACTCTTTTAGGTCACAATGATCAGATACAGGCAGCACCTTATGATCCGGAACGCGCCAAACAACTGCTCAAAGAAGCCGGTTTTCCAAACGGATTCAAATGCAAACTATGGGGTTTGCCGCTGGTTCGCGATTATATGCCCAACCCGCCTTTAGCTGCGGAACTGATCATCAACGATCTTAAAGCTGTAGGTATAACCGCGGAAGAAGAAAAAATATCAAACTGGGGCGAATTTTTACGTCGGCGCGGGCGTGGGGAACATGAGATGTCTGTTTCCGGATGGGTCGGCGATGCACCGGATCCGCACTTTTTCTTTTATCCACTTTTAGATAAAGATATTACCAAACAACAATCGTCTACCAACGTATCGTTTTATGCATCCGAAGAAATGCATAATCTTATAAAACGCGGTCGTCAAACTTTTGATCCCAATGCACGTGCTGATATATATAAAAAAGCATGCGAAGTATTTAATAAAGATTTTCCATGGGTAACGATCGCTCATGCGTTGACGATTGTTCCTATGCGAGACAATGTCATGGGATTTGAGCTTCATGCCAGTGCTACGCGTCGTTTTGAAAAAACCTGGATCAAACAGTAA
- a CDS encoding ABC transporter substrate-binding protein has product MFFFVSGCSKKENVNTVSDNQPRFGGTLLYGKHGPPVTLDPAKVAETESSILTDNIFETLVRLQPGNVDVVPGLAKSWIIAVDGLSYTFNLQSGVRFHDGTPFDAKAVLYSLDRQKKGARRSADQFSNWINFNMDELIREVRAVNDSTVQFKLHRADATFLKILSMQFLAIVSPTAVEKYGADFEKHPVGTGAFMMSVSSDWNDLSLVANPNYWGERPYLDTIRFLSEPDPEKRIARLEQGEFHLIEPPPFDMLARVKRNEQIIQFKQPGANVSFLAMNMSKKPMSDIRVRKAVAYAINREKLVQAIYGSFGVPAKNPIPPGMLGYNDDLRPTPYNPAESERLLKEAGYKRNLKLKLWNVPLPREYMPHPEKAVEMIRSELEKVGIEIEVVTPPWETYIQDTYLGDYDLLIGGWIADIPDPDNFFYPLLSKTTVRQKGTGNSAFYDNDEMYRVLLKAKAATKTEERDQLYKNACQIFQRDVPWFTIAHTQIVIPRRREVMNFNPYASYTRNLKNVWVKS; this is encoded by the coding sequence ATGTTCTTTTTTGTGAGCGGATGTTCCAAAAAAGAAAACGTAAATACTGTTTCCGATAATCAACCTCGCTTTGGAGGTACATTACTCTACGGTAAACATGGTCCGCCGGTCACACTAGATCCGGCCAAAGTTGCGGAGACGGAATCCTCTATTCTGACCGATAATATTTTTGAAACCTTAGTGCGCCTCCAACCGGGTAATGTGGATGTTGTGCCAGGGCTGGCCAAATCGTGGATCATCGCCGTAGACGGATTAAGCTATACGTTTAATCTTCAAAGCGGCGTACGTTTTCACGACGGGACACCGTTTGATGCCAAAGCAGTTTTATATAGTTTGGATCGCCAAAAAAAGGGTGCCCGTCGCTCCGCTGACCAGTTTTCTAACTGGATCAATTTTAATATGGATGAACTCATTCGAGAAGTCCGCGCCGTCAATGATTCAACGGTACAATTCAAACTTCACCGTGCAGATGCTACTTTTTTGAAAATTCTGAGTATGCAGTTTTTGGCTATAGTAAGTCCTACGGCTGTGGAAAAATACGGTGCGGACTTTGAAAAGCATCCCGTAGGTACAGGCGCTTTCATGATGAGCGTTTCCAGCGATTGGAATGATCTTTCACTTGTAGCCAATCCTAATTATTGGGGAGAGCGTCCTTATTTGGACACCATACGATTTTTGAGTGAGCCCGACCCGGAGAAACGAATTGCGCGTTTGGAACAAGGTGAATTTCATTTGATCGAACCGCCGCCGTTTGACATGCTGGCTCGAGTCAAACGCAATGAGCAAATTATTCAATTTAAACAACCCGGCGCCAATGTCTCTTTTTTGGCAATGAACATGAGCAAAAAGCCCATGTCAGACATTCGTGTGCGAAAAGCCGTAGCTTATGCGATCAATCGTGAAAAACTGGTTCAAGCTATTTATGGCAGTTTTGGTGTGCCGGCAAAAAACCCCATACCTCCGGGTATGCTCGGTTATAATGACGATCTTCGCCCAACACCATATAATCCGGCAGAATCAGAAAGGCTTCTGAAAGAAGCCGGATATAAAAGAAACCTCAAACTGAAATTGTGGAATGTACCTTTGCCTAGGGAATACATGCCGCACCCGGAAAAAGCCGTTGAAATGATTCGTAGTGAATTGGAAAAAGTAGGTATTGAGATCGAGGTAGTTACTCCGCCGTGGGAGACATATATTCAGGATACCTATCTCGGTGATTACGATTTGTTGATCGGAGGTTGGATTGCCGATATTCCAGATCCCGATAATTTCTTTTATCCTCTCTTATCCAAAACCACCGTGCGTCAAAAAGGAACCGGAAACAGCGCTTTTTATGATAACGACGAAATGTATCGCGTTTTGCTTAAAGCTAAAGCAGCTACAAAAACGGAAGAGCGTGATCAGCTATATAAAAACGCGTGTCAAATATTCCAACGTGATGTACCTTGGTTTACCATCGCACATACGCAAATTGTGATTCCGCGTCGGCGTGAAGTAATGAATTTTAACCCGTATGCAAGTTATACGCGTAATCTGAAAAATGTGTGGGTCAAATCCTAA
- a CDS encoding long-chain fatty acid--CoA ligase encodes MDNGSPRNLADVFHQSARRFGHKTLYMSKRDGKYRALTYGQVHEIVCNLALGMASLGIKKDDKVAVLCPTQEEWAMSDFAILSLGAVTVPIYPNLPTPQVEYILQNSDARLVIASDREQLAKIIECKNQCPMLNNAVLITHEDKHKDYVLFFSELQELGKKFGTENPGYIEKQIDSIDPKGLATIIYTSGTTGMPKGVMLSHNNILSNSLAAVKVATVGETDTMLSFLPLAHSFERMAGHFMPVIRGCAIAYAESIEKVPQNMGEINPTVMTAVPRLYEKMYDRVKEGLSTAPPIRRKIFEWALGVGKSAYETGERGFKYKIAEKLVFSKLHHRLGGRLRFFVSGGAPLAKEIAEFFAYMGVMILEGYGLTETSPVITVNRPEKVKFGAVGPAIDGVEVRIAQDGEVLTRGPHVMMGYYKNEEATREMIDSDGWLHTGDIGFLDSDNHLHITDRKKNIIVTSGGKNIAPQPIENTLITIPFVEQALVIGDRRNFISALIVPKRERLRDWAMQHGIKFDSEEELLENKEVYAMIDKLIQEAQDKAGFARYEKVRKFALLPKAFSIESGELTPKLSIKRHVVTKNFKDMIDTIYNRETERMTEGDSLT; translated from the coding sequence ATGGATAACGGGTCACCCAGAAATCTGGCGGATGTATTTCACCAGAGTGCGCGTCGTTTTGGTCATAAAACATTGTATATGAGCAAACGCGATGGCAAGTACCGCGCTTTGACGTATGGACAAGTGCACGAAATCGTCTGCAATCTGGCGCTGGGTATGGCATCGCTGGGAATTAAGAAAGACGATAAGGTAGCTGTTCTTTGCCCGACGCAGGAAGAGTGGGCTATGTCCGATTTTGCGATTTTATCACTTGGCGCCGTAACGGTTCCGATTTACCCCAATCTTCCTACGCCGCAGGTCGAATACATTCTGCAAAATTCGGATGCACGTTTAGTCATCGCATCGGATCGGGAGCAACTTGCAAAAATCATCGAGTGCAAAAATCAGTGCCCGATGTTGAACAACGCCGTCCTTATAACTCATGAAGATAAACACAAAGACTACGTTTTGTTTTTTTCAGAGCTTCAGGAGTTAGGAAAAAAATTTGGCACTGAAAACCCCGGATATATCGAAAAACAAATCGACAGTATAGATCCCAAAGGATTGGCAACGATCATTTATACATCCGGTACAACGGGTATGCCCAAAGGCGTGATGCTCTCGCACAATAATATTTTGAGTAATAGTTTAGCGGCTGTTAAAGTGGCTACCGTCGGTGAAACCGATACCATGTTGTCGTTTTTACCACTCGCGCACAGTTTTGAACGTATGGCCGGACACTTTATGCCGGTGATTCGCGGTTGCGCCATTGCTTATGCGGAAAGCATCGAAAAGGTGCCGCAAAACATGGGAGAAATAAATCCGACCGTAATGACCGCCGTACCTCGTCTATACGAAAAAATGTACGACCGCGTAAAAGAGGGACTATCCACGGCGCCTCCTATCCGCCGTAAAATTTTTGAATGGGCACTCGGTGTAGGTAAATCGGCTTATGAAACCGGTGAACGCGGATTCAAATACAAAATCGCAGAAAAACTTGTTTTTTCAAAACTGCATCATCGGCTCGGCGGGCGCTTACGATTTTTTGTGTCGGGCGGCGCTCCTTTGGCCAAAGAGATTGCTGAGTTTTTTGCTTATATGGGTGTGATGATCCTCGAAGGATACGGATTAACCGAAACTTCTCCGGTAATCACCGTCAATCGTCCTGAAAAAGTAAAATTTGGAGCCGTCGGTCCGGCTATTGACGGTGTCGAAGTGCGTATCGCACAGGATGGCGAAGTATTGACACGCGGGCCTCACGTCATGATGGGGTATTACAAGAACGAAGAAGCCACACGTGAAATGATAGACTCGGATGGATGGTTGCACACCGGCGATATCGGATTTCTTGACTCTGATAATCATTTACACATAACGGATCGTAAGAAAAACATCATCGTAACATCCGGCGGAAAAAACATTGCACCGCAGCCAATTGAAAACACGTTGATCACCATTCCTTTTGTAGAGCAAGCGCTTGTCATCGGCGATCGCCGTAATTTTATCTCGGCGTTGATCGTTCCCAAACGCGAACGCCTCCGCGACTGGGCGATGCAGCACGGTATCAAGTTTGACAGCGAAGAAGAATTGCTGGAAAACAAAGAAGTATATGCCATGATAGATAAATTGATCCAAGAAGCGCAAGATAAAGCCGGATTTGCGCGATATGAAAAAGTGCGGAAGTTTGCATTATTACCCAAAGCATTTTCGATAGAAAGCGGTGAGCTTACTCCCAAACTTTCGATCAAACGCCATGTCGTTACTAAAAATTTTAAAGATATGATTGATACGATATACAACCGCGAAACAGAACGTATGACGGAAGGCGATAGTTTGACATGA
- the bshC gene encoding bacillithiol biosynthesis cysteine-adding enzyme BshC, with product MTISFRELKNTTSLFTDYLYSPEKTASFFSANPSDQKAWPDTFSEVLKKYKTNRDLLSDILVDQQHRFQSAKQALENVALLRQPNTVAVVTGQQTGLLGGPIYTVLKALGTVKYCQLLKTKFPVYNFVPVFWLELEDHDFEEVRSTQLINIQNELVKIFYDGGISENQNKTPVHRFALTDDISRIIEELKTALNPTDFSQALFDTITKSYQPGKPWAEAFGMLLSSWLSPMGLVLMDPSDVRFKGIVKPIFERALKESESLHEAVLNQSNALKAAGYHVQVETEPSYVFLTDYGENKFSFNGKGHDKIRITRDIWKTHKNDILNILENEPQRFIPNVILRPLIQDTLLPTVFYVAGPGEIAYFAQFRDLYTHMDMTSPVIIPRPFFTLVEKKIKKVLDKYQITIADIINDGETVIERINQQSNVSLEPALLRFMNEVQNGMKNLEPQLTAIDASLKGASATAMDKMQQAMQVLTQKTREAEKRAALTAHGQLTKAMLHIRPNGNFQERELSMLYYLNKYGFTLFDTISENITLDSWDHRLIEL from the coding sequence ATGACTATTTCCTTTCGCGAACTCAAAAACACAACATCGTTATTTACGGATTATCTTTATTCGCCCGAAAAAACGGCTTCGTTTTTTTCCGCTAACCCATCCGATCAAAAAGCATGGCCCGATACGTTCAGCGAAGTTTTAAAAAAATATAAAACAAACCGTGATCTTCTATCGGACATTCTTGTCGATCAGCAACATCGTTTCCAATCGGCAAAACAAGCTTTGGAAAATGTTGCGTTGCTTCGTCAGCCGAATACCGTCGCAGTTGTCACCGGTCAACAAACGGGGCTTTTGGGAGGTCCGATATATACGGTTCTGAAAGCACTAGGTACGGTAAAATATTGCCAATTGCTCAAAACAAAATTTCCTGTCTATAATTTTGTACCGGTGTTTTGGTTGGAACTTGAAGATCACGATTTTGAAGAAGTACGCTCAACGCAGCTTATCAACATTCAAAACGAGCTTGTCAAAATTTTTTATGATGGCGGCATTTCTGAAAATCAGAACAAAACTCCGGTACACCGGTTTGCGTTGACGGATGACATATCGCGAATAATAGAAGAACTGAAGACAGCGCTCAATCCTACCGATTTTTCACAGGCTTTATTTGATACGATTACAAAATCCTACCAACCCGGAAAACCCTGGGCGGAGGCTTTTGGAATGCTGCTATCATCGTGGCTTAGCCCGATGGGATTGGTTCTAATGGATCCTTCGGATGTACGTTTTAAAGGCATAGTAAAACCTATTTTTGAACGGGCCCTCAAAGAATCCGAATCATTACATGAAGCTGTTCTAAATCAAAGCAATGCATTAAAAGCTGCCGGTTATCACGTTCAGGTTGAAACCGAACCGAGTTATGTTTTTTTGACGGACTATGGCGAGAATAAATTTTCGTTTAATGGCAAAGGACACGACAAAATCCGTATTACACGGGACATCTGGAAAACACACAAAAATGATATCCTTAATATTCTGGAGAATGAGCCGCAACGATTTATTCCGAATGTTATTCTGAGACCATTGATTCAAGATACGTTATTACCAACTGTTTTTTATGTGGCCGGTCCTGGCGAAATCGCCTACTTTGCACAGTTTCGGGATTTGTACACTCACATGGATATGACTTCGCCGGTCATAATTCCCAGGCCATTTTTTACTTTAGTTGAGAAAAAAATCAAAAAAGTGCTCGATAAATATCAAATAACGATAGCGGATATCATCAATGACGGCGAAACGGTGATCGAACGAATCAATCAACAATCCAATGTTTCGCTTGAACCGGCGCTTCTGAGGTTTATGAACGAAGTGCAAAACGGTATGAAAAACCTTGAACCGCAATTGACGGCGATAGATGCTTCGCTCAAAGGTGCATCCGCTACGGCGATGGACAAGATGCAACAAGCGATGCAGGTGCTTACACAAAAAACACGCGAAGCCGAAAAACGTGCCGCTCTGACGGCCCATGGCCAACTGACGAAAGCCATGCTGCATATTCGTCCCAATGGTAACTTTCAGGAGCGTGAGCTTTCGATGTTGTATTATTTGAATAAATATGGCTTTACTTTGTTTGATACGATCAGTGAGAATATCACTTTGGATTCTTGGGATCATCGTTTGATCGAACTGTAA